The Streptomyces sp. NBC_00670 genome window below encodes:
- a CDS encoding bifunctional glycosyltransferase family 2/GtrA family protein, whose translation MRTDSSPGTLPAREHLPAAGAGTPVLDVVIPVYNEEKDLRPCVLRLHEHLARTFPYAFRITIADNASTDTTPEVATRLEAELAGVRSFRLEQKGRGRALRTVWSASDAPVLAYMDVDLSTDLNALLPLVAPLISGHSDLAIGSRLSRSSRVVRGAKRELISRTYNLILRGSLQARFSDAQCGFKAIRRDVAQVLLPLVEDTGWFFDTEMLVLAERAGLRIHEVPVDWVDDPDSTVHIVKTATDDLKGVWRIGRALATGSLPLDRLARPFGDDPRDRDIEDVPRGLARQLVGFCVVGALSTLFYLLLYSLFRQFSGSQIANALALLVSAVANTAANRRLTFGVRGRGGAVRHQAQGLVVFGIGLALTSGSLAALNAATDAPAHSTELAVLVAANLAATVLRFLLFRAWVFPERREAGQADGAGASFQPFAAGPVASSPTYSTALTPTSVTPGVPRQPGAYAPLPQRPTAGSRAGYGETPYGGTAAEGTYDGTSHGDTYDSPYGDTYDDGTARLRPVRPHDTDPRNSR comes from the coding sequence ATGCGAACCGACTCTTCTCCCGGCACCCTGCCGGCGCGGGAGCACCTCCCGGCCGCAGGAGCCGGTACGCCTGTCCTGGACGTAGTGATCCCCGTCTACAACGAGGAGAAGGACCTCCGGCCATGTGTGCTCAGACTGCACGAGCACCTCGCACGCACGTTCCCGTACGCGTTCCGCATCACGATCGCGGACAACGCGTCCACGGACACCACGCCCGAGGTGGCGACGCGGCTGGAGGCGGAACTCGCCGGGGTGCGCTCCTTCCGGCTGGAGCAGAAGGGCCGCGGCCGGGCGCTGCGGACCGTCTGGTCGGCCTCGGACGCCCCGGTCCTCGCCTACATGGACGTGGACCTGTCCACCGACCTCAACGCGCTGCTGCCGCTGGTGGCCCCGCTCATCTCCGGCCACTCCGACCTCGCCATCGGCTCCCGGCTCAGCCGCAGCTCGCGCGTCGTGCGCGGCGCGAAGCGGGAGCTCATCAGCCGGACGTACAACCTGATCCTGCGCGGCTCGCTCCAGGCCCGCTTCTCCGACGCGCAGTGCGGCTTCAAGGCGATCCGGCGTGACGTCGCCCAGGTGCTGCTGCCGCTGGTGGAGGACACCGGCTGGTTCTTCGACACCGAGATGCTGGTCCTCGCCGAGCGCGCCGGGCTGCGCATCCACGAGGTGCCGGTCGACTGGGTCGACGACCCGGACTCCACGGTGCACATCGTGAAGACGGCGACCGACGACCTCAAGGGCGTGTGGCGGATCGGCCGCGCGCTGGCCACCGGCTCGCTGCCGCTGGACCGGCTCGCCCGCCCCTTCGGCGACGATCCGCGCGACCGCGACATCGAGGACGTGCCGCGCGGACTGGCCCGGCAACTCGTCGGGTTCTGCGTGGTCGGCGCCCTGTCGACTCTCTTCTACCTGCTGCTCTACAGCCTGTTCCGGCAGTTCTCCGGCTCCCAGATCGCCAACGCGCTGGCCCTGCTGGTCTCGGCGGTCGCCAACACGGCCGCCAACCGCCGGCTCACCTTCGGGGTGCGGGGCCGGGGCGGGGCGGTCCGCCACCAGGCGCAGGGTCTGGTGGTGTTCGGCATCGGCCTCGCGCTGACCAGCGGCTCGCTGGCCGCGCTCAACGCGGCCACGGACGCGCCCGCGCACTCCACCGAGCTGGCGGTGCTCGTCGCCGCCAACCTCGCGGCGACCGTGCTGCGGTTCCTGCTCTTCCGCGCCTGGGTGTTCCCCGAGCGGCGGGAGGCGGGGCAGGCGGACGGGGCGGGGGCGTCCTTCCAGCCCTTCGCCGCCGGCCCGGTGGCCTCCTCGCCGACGTACTCGACGGCGCTCACGCCGACGTCGGTCACCCCGGGGGTGCCCCGGCAGCCGGGCGCGTACGCCCCGCTGCCGCAGCGGCCCACGGCCGGTTCCCGTGCGGGGTACGGCGAGACGCCGTACGGCGGGACGGCTGCTGAGGGCACGTACGACGGCACGAGCCACGGCGACACGTACGACAGCCCGTACGGCGACACGTACGACGACGGCACCGCGCGGCTGCGGCCGGTGCGCCCGCACGACACCGATCCGAGGAACTCACGATGA
- a CDS encoding PPOX class F420-dependent oxidoreductase, translating into MAPNIATNTSVSLEELLDFVRPRHRAILLTRRADGGPQGSPLTCGVDDSGRIVVSTYPERAKTRNARRDERVSLLVLSDEWNGPWVQIDGAAEVLDSPDSVEPLVEYYRNIAGEHPDWDEYRAAMRKQGKSLIRVTPVRWGPVATGGFPARLVEGGDQG; encoded by the coding sequence ATGGCACCCAACATCGCGACGAACACGTCCGTGTCCCTCGAGGAGTTGCTGGACTTCGTCCGCCCCCGGCACCGGGCGATCCTGCTCACCCGGCGGGCCGACGGCGGCCCCCAGGGCTCCCCGCTGACCTGCGGGGTGGACGACTCCGGGCGGATCGTCGTCTCCACCTACCCCGAGCGCGCCAAGACGCGGAACGCCCGGCGGGACGAGCGGGTCAGCCTGCTCGTGCTCAGCGACGAGTGGAACGGGCCGTGGGTGCAGATCGACGGCGCCGCCGAGGTGCTCGACAGCCCCGACTCCGTCGAGCCGCTCGTGGAGTACTACCGCAACATCGCCGGTGAGCACCCCGACTGGGACGAGTACCGCGCGGCCATGCGCAAGCAGGGCAAGTCCCTCATCCGGGTGACACCGGTGCGCTGGGGCCCGGTCGCCACCGGCGGCTTCCCGGCGCGGCTGGTGGAGGGCGGCGACCAGGGCTGA
- a CDS encoding ArnT family glycosyltransferase — translation MTTDYDRPSGGPSTAGPSSWGPSTPPKPETAPAPASGEPRPPLPHRLWRGRPEDPRWARPALLGLLLATALLYLYNLSASGWANSFYSAAVQAGSKSWKAFFFGSLDAGNAITVDKPSAFLWPMELSVRIFGLNSWAILVPEVLMGVGTVAVVYAAVRRRFGAGAGLISGVVLALTPVAALMFRFNNPDAMLALLMALAVYFVSRALEDGRTKWLVWAGVAIGFAFLAKTLQAFLILPALALVYGVCAPVRLRRRLGQLALATVAMVVAGGWWVAIVELWPASSRPYIGGSQNNSFLELTFGYNGLGRISGDETGSVGGGGGPGGGNSGGQWGETGWDRMFNSEIGAQISWLLPAALILLVAGLVATRRARRTDAARGALLAWGGSLVMTLVVFSYMAGIFHQYYTIALAPYLAAVTGIGLALLWERRERVWAALCLAAAVTASAVWGYALLNRTPDYLPWLKWLVLIGGLAGALGLVFVSRLGRRMALAAVAVSFAAALAGPTAYTLSTVNSAHTGSIPTAGPAGAGMGFGGGGGPGGGGGGRMGGGGFPGGQGQNQQGGTGGTGGMGGMPGGGTGGTGGFPGGNGQGQGQGQGQNQQGGMPGGMPGGTTGEAGGAGGGGGGGMGGLLNGASVTDEAKKLLEKNADDYTWVAAAIGSQNAASYQLATEDPVMAIGGFNGTDPSPTLAQFKKYVADGKIHYFIAGGMGGGMGGNSGTSSKISSWVESNFTKVTVGSATFYDLTQPTSGSDAG, via the coding sequence ATGACGACCGACTACGACCGGCCGAGCGGCGGGCCGAGCACGGCGGGCCCCTCCTCCTGGGGCCCGTCCACGCCCCCGAAGCCGGAGACGGCACCCGCCCCCGCCTCCGGCGAACCCCGGCCGCCGCTGCCGCACCGCCTGTGGCGCGGCCGCCCCGAGGACCCGCGCTGGGCCCGCCCGGCCCTCCTCGGCCTCCTCCTCGCCACCGCGCTGCTGTACCTCTACAACCTGAGCGCCTCCGGCTGGGCCAACTCCTTCTACTCGGCGGCCGTGCAGGCCGGCTCCAAGAGCTGGAAGGCGTTCTTCTTCGGCTCGCTGGACGCGGGCAACGCGATCACCGTGGACAAGCCCTCGGCCTTCCTGTGGCCGATGGAGCTGTCGGTGCGGATCTTCGGCCTGAACTCGTGGGCGATCCTCGTCCCCGAGGTGCTCATGGGCGTCGGCACGGTCGCCGTCGTGTACGCGGCCGTCCGCCGCCGGTTCGGCGCGGGCGCCGGGCTGATCTCGGGCGTCGTGCTGGCGCTCACGCCCGTCGCCGCGCTGATGTTCCGGTTCAACAACCCGGACGCGATGCTGGCGCTGCTGATGGCCCTGGCCGTCTACTTCGTCAGCCGGGCCCTGGAGGACGGCCGGACCAAGTGGCTGGTGTGGGCGGGCGTGGCGATCGGCTTCGCCTTCCTCGCCAAGACGCTCCAGGCCTTCCTGATCCTCCCCGCGCTCGCCCTCGTCTACGGCGTCTGCGCCCCGGTGCGGCTGCGCAGGCGGCTCGGCCAGCTGGCGCTCGCGACCGTGGCGATGGTGGTCGCGGGCGGCTGGTGGGTGGCGATCGTCGAGCTGTGGCCGGCGTCGTCCCGCCCGTACATCGGCGGCTCGCAGAACAACAGCTTCCTCGAGCTGACGTTCGGCTACAACGGACTCGGCCGGATCAGCGGCGACGAGACCGGCAGCGTCGGCGGCGGTGGCGGCCCGGGCGGTGGCAACAGCGGCGGGCAGTGGGGCGAGACCGGCTGGGACCGGATGTTCAACTCCGAGATCGGCGCGCAGATCTCCTGGCTGCTCCCCGCCGCGCTGATCCTGCTCGTCGCGGGGCTCGTGGCCACCCGGCGGGCCCGGCGCACGGACGCCGCGCGCGGGGCGCTGCTGGCGTGGGGCGGCTCACTGGTGATGACGCTGGTCGTCTTCAGCTACATGGCGGGCATCTTCCACCAGTACTACACGATCGCGCTGGCCCCCTACCTCGCCGCCGTCACCGGCATCGGGCTCGCCCTGCTGTGGGAGCGGCGCGAGCGGGTGTGGGCCGCGCTGTGCCTCGCGGCGGCGGTCACGGCGAGCGCGGTGTGGGGGTACGCGCTGCTCAACCGCACCCCGGATTACCTGCCCTGGCTGAAGTGGCTGGTGCTGATCGGCGGCCTCGCCGGTGCGCTCGGCCTGGTGTTCGTCTCCCGGCTGGGCCGGCGGATGGCGCTCGCGGCGGTCGCGGTGAGTTTCGCGGCGGCGCTGGCGGGGCCGACGGCGTACACGCTGAGCACGGTGAACTCCGCGCACACGGGGTCCATCCCGACGGCGGGGCCGGCCGGTGCGGGGATGGGCTTCGGCGGGGGTGGCGGCCCGGGCGGGGGCGGCGGTGGCCGGATGGGCGGCGGCGGCTTCCCGGGCGGCCAGGGCCAGAACCAGCAGGGCGGCACGGGCGGCACGGGCGGCATGGGTGGCATGCCCGGCGGCGGCACGGGCGGCACGGGCGGCTTCCCCGGCGGGAACGGCCAGGGGCAGGGGCAAGGGCAGGGGCAGAACCAGCAGGGCGGCATGCCCGGCGGGATGCCCGGCGGCACGACCGGCGAGGCCGGTGGCGCGGGCGGCGGCGGTGGCGGCGGCATGGGCGGACTGCTCAACGGCGCGAGCGTGACCGACGAGGCGAAGAAGCTGCTGGAGAAGAACGCGGACGACTACACGTGGGTCGCCGCGGCCATCGGCTCGCAGAACGCGGCGAGCTACCAGCTGGCCACCGAGGACCCCGTCATGGCGATCGGCGGCTTCAACGGCACGGATCCCTCCCCGACACTCGCCCAGTTCAAGAAGTACGTGGCGGACGGAAAGATCCACTACTTCATCGCCGGTGGCATGGGCGGCGGCATGGGCGGGAACTCCGGTACCTCGTCGAAGATCAGCTCGTGGGTGGAGAGCAACTTCACGAAGGTGACGGTGGGTTCGGCCACGTTCTACGACCTGACGCAGCCGACGAGCGGCAGCGACGCGGGCTGA
- a CDS encoding TetR/AcrR family transcriptional regulator: MVRAAERDGHPPRTSVWLEGGAPLAGGGRGGGSRPSGLDRARITAATVRLLDAEGLAKFSMRRLAADLNVTAMSVYWYVDTKDDLLELALDAAFAEISPADPGPASASATPADWREELRALAGAYRALLVRHPWLSSLAGTFLNIGPHAVEFQLAVQRLVRRTGLSAGGQAGALSAVFQFVYGFGTVEGHFVQRCASAGMSQDDYYRRAMRAVTREPELREAVDGSADLRRARGDGTVEEIRDRDFAFALDLLIAGIETMVRRGE, from the coding sequence ATGGTGAGGGCAGCCGAGCGGGACGGGCATCCGCCGCGGACCAGCGTCTGGCTGGAGGGCGGAGCACCCCTGGCCGGCGGCGGACGCGGCGGCGGAAGCCGCCCCTCCGGCCTGGACCGCGCCCGGATCACCGCGGCGACGGTACGACTCCTCGACGCCGAGGGCCTCGCGAAGTTCTCCATGCGCCGCCTGGCGGCGGACCTCAACGTCACCGCGATGTCCGTCTACTGGTACGTCGACACCAAGGACGACCTCCTGGAACTGGCCCTGGACGCGGCCTTCGCCGAGATCAGCCCGGCGGATCCCGGACCGGCGTCCGCGTCCGCCACCCCCGCCGACTGGCGGGAGGAACTGCGGGCGCTGGCCGGTGCGTACCGGGCGCTGCTGGTGCGGCATCCCTGGTTGTCCTCGTTGGCCGGGACGTTTCTCAACATCGGGCCGCATGCCGTGGAGTTCCAGCTCGCCGTGCAGCGGCTGGTCCGGCGTACCGGGTTGTCGGCCGGTGGGCAGGCGGGGGCGCTGTCCGCGGTGTTCCAGTTCGTCTACGGCTTCGGCACCGTCGAGGGTCACTTCGTGCAGCGGTGCGCCTCCGCCGGGATGAGCCAGGACGACTACTACCGCCGGGCGATGCGCGCCGTCACGCGCGAGCCGGAGCTGCGCGAGGCCGTGGACGGCTCCGCGGACCTCCGCCGGGCCCGCGGTGACGGCACGGTGGAGGAGATCAGGGACCGCGACTTCGCCTTCGCCCTCGACCTCCTGATCGCCGGCATCGAGACGATGGTCCGACGCGGGGAGTGA